TTATGGACCGATACCTCTCATCCAGGGCGGCCGTGGTATGGTTGAGGGCTTGACCAACCGTGCGCGCCGTCAGTAGCGCGCCCAGTACGGCTTCGAAGTTTGCTTGTGCACCGAGGGCTGCAAAAAGGTCACAGTCCTCGCTGGAGAGAGGTGCGGCTGTTCCAGCGGTCTTCGCCACATCGAAGAGCGAGGAGTAGGCAAAGCGCCTCCATACTGCCTGGCTTGCGCCATTTCCGAGCACGATGGACTCCCACGAGTGGAGCGTCGCGATGTCACTCCAGGCATTGAGCGACGCGTCACCTGTTGGAGTCATCAATCACCTCAGGTATGTCCGGCTAACGACCCGCGCTCACCTGCAGGCCATCTAAACCAATGCCGGCCCGCCCGGGCCGCCACCTCCAGATCTTACCGTGGCCCGGGCGGGACGGCTACCCCTGCGGCCTGGCTGGTGCTGCGCCGTGTTAGGCAGCACTACCACCGCGGGGCCAGCCACTCCTGTATTTCCCAGGCACCGGCCGCGTGGTCGACCACCCAGACCGTGTCGCCACGCGTGCGGTAGGCCACCGCCGACGTCGGCCCCGTCACGGTCCGTCGGCCGCGCGGCCCAACCTCCACCCAGACATGCCGCCGTACCCCCGCCGTGTCGGACTCTTGGAACCCCACGAGCCATCTCGCTCCCGGTAAGGCGTGGAGTCGCACCAGCAGGATCTGCCGCCGACGCCAGTATTCCATGCGGGCCCGGTTACTGCCACCCGGCAATTGCTCGAAGACCGAGTCCGACGGATACTCGGGTGGGTGATAGCCGGGATAGGATACCGGGAGCCGGGTCTCGGTGCCCGTGCGCCGGTCATAGATCCACAGCGTGTCGGCACTGTAGATCCCCGACGCCACGGTGGTGTCCGTCGTCGCCACGGCGAAATTGCGGAGGTAGACCTGGCGTGCGTCCACTCCTCGGTTGGCGATGGAAATTGACCGATACGATCGCCGGACTTGTCCCGCCTGGTCGACGTCATGGAGGACGGACATGAGGCTATCAGGCCCAACCTTCCACTCGGTCCCCTCCCGGAGGTATCCGGCGACGACGACCCCCGCACCCGTACCCCCCTCGGTGAGCGCCGTCATCACCGCCGGAACCCGAACGACGCGCTCCCGTCGGCCCGTCGTGTCCCACACCTGGATGCTGTTCGTATCCAACACCGCAAACCGACCGGGCGCCCACGCACCGAGGTCGTACGGGAAACGGAAGACGGTTGAATCGCCGATGCGGCGCAGGAGCCTACCGGTGACGCGGTCGTAGAGTCGGATACAGCGACACTCAGTGTCCGACAGTACCCCGCCACCCGTTACCGAGCGGTGTGGGCATCCCCGGCGCGCGCCCGCGCGGTCCGCAGCTCGGCAGCACGACCAACCCGCAGAGCGCGATCCCAATCAGGCCCATTCGCCGCCAGCCAACCATACCGCCTCCCTCTCAGCGTGATGCTGCCTAACGTCCGTGGCTCAGATGCGGGCCATATAAACAGAGCCGGTCCGCCCGGGCCTTCACTCCGAATGCTACCAGTGCCCGGGCGGACCGGCCAGCCCCAACGGCCCGTCATTCTGCAGCCACCTGTTAGCCTGCCCCCGAGCGGTAGCGGTGTACAAAGGCCTCGACCTCGGCTGGCATTGGGCCCACCAGGTCGCTCGCCAGGGCCTCGATCTGCGTCGCCAGTCCGGCGAGCGCCGCGGCCGTGGGCGGTACCGCCGGATGCAGCAGGCGTTCGATCTCGCGGACCATCGTGAGCGGCTGGTGCCAGGTCGCCGCAGACATGGAGAACCCACCTGAGGCTGGGCGCGGGTCGCGACCCTCGCTGCGCAACCACGCGTCCGACGAGCGCCGCCAGTCGTCCTCGTACTTCGCCTGATGCCACGCCGCTTCCGGGGCCCAGCAGCGCTCGCAGTAGCGGTTGACGGTCGGCTCCACTCCTTCCGCCGCTCCGCCTCGGATCCAGCCTACGGTGCCCAGTGCCCCGCAGGCGTCACAGGTCGCCGAGCCGTCCACTGGCGACTCTGCCGGTGCACTCCCCGAGGTGGTCAGCACGACCGCCCCGTCGGTCAGAGTCGGCGGCGCCTCCCGGTTCGGCACGTACTCCACCCGAATCATCGGCGCACCGTCCACCTGAGTCGCGATGAACCGCACCTGCGCCTCCGGCCCGGTGGGGTCCGGTCGATGATGCAAGGTCAGATCCGGGAACACGATACCGCCACCACGTACCCCTTTCGGCGAAGCGGCCGCCCAAGCGATCAAGGCCTCGAACAGACGACGGGACTCCTCAGGGCCGCCCATGCACGTCTCCGGTTGTCCTGACCCATTCGATGCAGGCTAACGTCCGTGGCTCAGATGCGGGCCATATAAACAGAGCCGGTCCGCCCGGGCCTTCACTCCGAATGCTACCAGTGCCCGGGCGGACCGGCCAGCCCCAACGGCCCGTCATTCTGCAGCCACCTGTTAGCCTGCCCCCGAGCGGTAGCGGTGTACAAAGGCCTCGACCTCGGCTGGCATTGGGCCCACCAGGTCGCTCGCCAGGGCCTCGATCTGCGTCGCCAGTCCGGCGAGCGCCGCGGCCGTGGGCGCTACCGTGGGATGCAGCAGGCGTTCGATCTCGCGGACCATCGTGAGCGGCTGGTGCCAGGTCGCCGCAGACATGGAGAACCCACCTGAGGCTGGGCGCGGGTCGCGACCCTCGCTGCGCAACCACGCGTCCGACGAGCGCCGCCAGTCGTCCTCGTACTTCGCCTGATGCCACGCCGCTTCCGGTGCCCAGCAGCGCTCGCAGTAGCGGTTGACGGTCGGCTCCACTCCTTCCGCCGCTCCGCCTCGGATCCAGCCTACGGTGCCCAGTGCCCCGCAGGCGTCACAGGTCGCCGAGCCGTCCACTGGCGACTCTGCC
The DNA window shown above is from Gemmatimonadota bacterium and carries:
- a CDS encoding DUF4917 family protein; amino-acid sequence: MTPTGDASLNAWSDIATLHSWESIVLGNGASQAVWRRFAYSSLFDVAKTAGTAAPLSSEDCDLFAALGAQANFEAVLGALLTARTVGQALNHTTAALDERYRSISEALVAAVHHVHVPWAVLDRRGCFGSELRWRATNGCSPRTTTCCCTGP